Proteins encoded within one genomic window of Humulus lupulus chromosome 1, drHumLupu1.1, whole genome shotgun sequence:
- the LOC133779285 gene encoding uncharacterized protein LOC133779285, translating to MSIFVLPQSIIKEIEKLCRGFLWGVNGNRSKIHVASWSKVCLPKAYGGLGFRNGSIWNRAILAKYIWAISEKHDVLWADYHRAVWCRLSIPKHRFLLWQAVNSQLLTCDNMLRFCLALDSIMCPVCGSSAESHSHLFFNCYLSKQILEIIFDWMGFQAWPSEFTGWMVWLSSRKP from the exons ATGAGTATCTTTGTTCTTCCTCAAAGTATTATTAAGGAGATTGAAAAGTTGTGTCGTGGTTTTCTTTGGGGAGTTAATGGTAATAGGAGCAAGATCCATGTGGCTTCTTGGTCGAAGGTCTGTCTGCCTAAAGCTTATGGTGGCCTTGGGTTCAGAAATGGTTCAATTTGGAACCGAGCCATCTTAGCCAAGTATATCTGGGCTATTTCTGAGAAGCATGATGTGCTTTGG GCTGACTATCATCGAGCTGTTTGGTGTAGGTTATCTATTCCTAAGCACAGATTTCTGCTGTGGCAAGCTGTTAACTCTCAGCTACTTACCTGTGATAATATGCTCAGGTTTTGTTTGGCTCTTGATTCTATTATGTGTCCTGTTTGTGGTAGCTCTGCTGAGAGTCATTCCCATTTGTTTTTCAATTGCTATCTTTCCAAGCAGATTTTAGAAATTATCTTTGACTGGATGGGTTTTCAAGCATGGCCTTCTGAGTTTACTGGTTGGATGGTTTGGCTTTCTAGCAGGAAACCATGA
- the LOC133779293 gene encoding uncharacterized protein LOC133779293: protein MNGRVQGRFKGEKGLHQGDPMLPLLFVLLMEYLTRSLQLAAQDSAFRISGCCSSAQGCSRGFQFCYWASISASKSHIYFGGVSAADRQRMAAELQLSEGSFPLNYLGVPMRPTKWKHEDCDIIIQKFRMRLHTWASRHLSFAGRIQLIHSILFGLRNY from the exons ATGAATGGTAGGGTTCAAGGTAGATTTAAGGGTGAGAAGGGGCTTCATCAAGGGGATCCTATGTTGCCTCTTTTGTTTGTCCTACTCATGGAATATCTCACTAGGAGTCTTCAACTGGCAGCTCAAGATTCTGCTTTCAG GATCTCTGGCTGTTGTTCAAGTGCTCAAGGGTGCTCTAGAGGATTTCAGTTCTGTTACTGGGCTTCAATCAGTGCTAGCAAATCTCATATATACTTTGGGGGAGTTTCTGCTGCTGACAGACAGAGAATGGCTGCTGAGTTACAGCTTTCTGAAGGGTCTTTTCCTCTTAATTATCTTGGTGTTCCTATGAGACCAACTAAATGGAAGCATGAAGATTGTGACATTATCATCCAAAAATTCAGAATGCGATTACATACTTGGGCTAGTAGGCACTTATCCTTTGCTGGTAGAATCCAACTTATTCATTCTATTCTATTTGGGCTGCGGAACTACTAG